The following proteins come from a genomic window of Actinomycetota bacterium:
- a CDS encoding GDP-mannose 4,6-dehydratase — TRDFVYVGDVVSAIMQALTSEASLRDGGGRGPAYNISTGTETSVETLAGELRSASAVFRDFDHEPAREGDIARSALDPRKARDVFAWSARVPLSSGLALTWRWFVRNA, encoded by the coding sequence ACGCGGGATTTCGTCTACGTGGGAGATGTCGTGTCAGCCATCATGCAGGCGCTCACTTCAGAGGCGAGCCTTCGCGATGGTGGCGGGCGCGGACCCGCGTACAACATCTCAACCGGAACCGAGACGAGCGTTGAGACGCTGGCCGGCGAGTTGCGCTCGGCGTCCGCCGTGTTCAGGGATTTCGACCACGAGCCGGCGCGCGAAGGCGACATTGCGCGCAGCGCGCTCGATCCGCGCAAAGCGCGCGACGTGTTCGCGTGGTCCGCGCGCGTACCGCTCTCGAGCGGCCTGGCGCTCACGTGGCGCTGGTTCGTACGGAACGCGTAG